From Novipirellula galeiformis, a single genomic window includes:
- a CDS encoding mandelate racemase/muconate lactonizing enzyme family protein, with protein MKIREIRCAGLRGATPEGGWSNELRPDDCVHTLIAVHTDEGAVGLGSVFTNDALVQAALAVLEPLYRGENALEPERVSEKLHQHMFWLGRGGSLTHAISGIDIALWDLFGQATGQPVGRLLGGRYRDRVQPYASLLMDEPSKLRDHLLAVKAEGFRAFKIGWGPFGRVNAATDRAIVQAAREAVGAECRLMVDAGGSDAFWTNGYKWALNTATMLADYDVHWFEEALPPDAIEDYAKLREHSPVSIAGGEVLTRRQAFMPWMAARALDIVQPDVTKVGGISEERRIAWMAQEHGIRFIPHGWNTAVGLAADLHLASAFPGTDLVEYLTGSPFIDEISANQFKLDADGMLAIPSGPGLGLELDPEIVKKYTGGANLL; from the coding sequence ATGAAAATACGAGAAATACGCTGCGCGGGTCTGCGCGGCGCAACGCCCGAGGGCGGTTGGAGCAATGAACTGCGGCCCGACGATTGTGTGCATACGCTGATTGCGGTCCATACAGATGAAGGTGCCGTGGGACTGGGCAGCGTGTTCACCAACGATGCATTGGTGCAAGCGGCATTGGCAGTGCTCGAGCCGTTGTATCGCGGCGAAAATGCGCTCGAACCCGAACGCGTTAGCGAAAAGTTGCATCAACATATGTTTTGGCTCGGGCGTGGCGGTTCCCTGACCCATGCGATCAGCGGCATCGACATTGCATTGTGGGATTTGTTCGGTCAAGCGACGGGGCAACCGGTGGGCCGATTGTTGGGCGGACGTTATCGCGATCGAGTGCAACCTTATGCCTCGTTGTTGATGGACGAACCGAGCAAACTGCGAGATCACTTGTTGGCAGTAAAAGCCGAAGGGTTTCGCGCCTTCAAAATTGGCTGGGGACCGTTCGGTCGTGTCAATGCAGCGACAGATCGTGCGATCGTCCAAGCCGCGCGAGAAGCGGTCGGTGCCGAGTGCCGATTGATGGTGGATGCCGGTGGCAGCGACGCGTTTTGGACGAACGGCTACAAGTGGGCGTTAAACACCGCAACGATGTTGGCCGATTATGATGTGCACTGGTTCGAGGAAGCGCTTCCCCCGGACGCCATCGAAGATTACGCCAAGCTCCGCGAGCATTCTCCGGTGTCGATCGCAGGCGGCGAGGTGCTGACGCGCCGCCAAGCCTTTATGCCTTGGATGGCCGCCCGAGCGTTGGATATCGTGCAACCGGACGTCACCAAGGTTGGCGGGATCAGCGAAGAACGCCGGATCGCATGGATGGCTCAAGAGCACGGTATTCGCTTTATTCCACATGGATGGAACACCGCGGTAGGACTCGCCGCCGACTTGCATCTTGCCTCGGCGTTCCCTGGTACTGATCTCGTCGAATATTTAACCGGCTCGCCATTCATCGATGAAATCAGTGCGAACCAGTTCAAGTTGGATGCCGATGGCATGCTCGCGATTCCATCCGGCCCGGGTCTGGGGCTCGAGCTCGATCCCGAAATCGTGAAGAAGTACACGGGCGGAGCAAATCTGTTGTAA